From Tiliqua scincoides isolate rTilSci1 chromosome 2, rTilSci1.hap2, whole genome shotgun sequence, the proteins below share one genomic window:
- the PRKAG1 gene encoding 5'-AMP-activated protein kinase subunit gamma-1 isoform X1, producing MEAGAIPEAGVEKNLPLSEDADSNSGIYSGFMKSHRCYDLIPTSSKLVVFDTSLQVKKAFFALVTNGVRAAPLWDSKTQSFVGMLTITDFINILHRYYKSAMVQIYELEEHKIETWREVYLQDSFKPLVCISPSASLFDAVTSLIRNKIHRLPVIDPNTGNTLYILTHKRILKFLKLFIAEFPKPEFMSKTLEELKIGTYENIAKVHTNTPIYVALGIFVQHRVSALPVVDDSGRVVDIYSKFDVINLAAEKTYNNLDVSVTKALQHRSQYFEGVLKCYKHETLETIINRLVEAEVHRLVVVDEDNVVKGIVSLSDILQALVLPDGQRP from the exons ATGGAGGCG GGTGCTATTCCTGAGGCTGGGGTAGAGAAAAACCTGCCTTTATCAGAAG ATGCAGATTCCAACAGTGGCATCTACAGTGGCTTCATGAAGTCACATCGCTGCTATGACCTCATCCCAACAAGCTCCAAACTTGTCGTGTTTGATACTTCCTTGCAG GTGAAAAAAGCCTTCTTTGCATTGGTAACTAACGGCGTCCGGGCTGCTCCACTCTGGGACagcaaaacacaaagttttgtgG GAATGCTCACAATCACAGATTTTATCAACATTCTGCATCGCTACTACAAGTCAGCCATG gttcaaatctaTGAGCTGGAGGAGCACAAGATTGAAACATGGCGAG AAGTCTATCTGCAGGACTCCTTCAAGCCGCTGGTCTGCATTTCACCAAGTGCCAG CCTTTTTGATGCTGTCACCTCTCTGATTCGAAACAAGATCCACCGGTTGCCCGTCATCGATCCCAACACAGGGAACACGCTGTACATCTTGACACACAAGCGCATCCTCAAGTTCCTCAAGCTCTTT ATTGCAGAATTTCCCAAGCCAGAATTCATGTCCAAAACGCTGGAAGAGCTGAAGATTGGCACCTATGAAAACATTGCAAAGGTTCACACCAACACCCCAATCTACGTTGCTTTGGGCATCTTTGTCCAACACCGGGTCTCTGCATTGCCTGTGGTGGATGATTCAG GTCGAGTTGTGGATATTTACTCCAAGTTTGATGTCATT AACCTAGCAGCAGAGAAAACCTACAACAACCTGGATGTGTCGGTGACCAAGGCCCTGCAGCATCGCTCCCAGTACTTTGAGGGTGTCCTGAAGTGTTACAAGCATGAGACTCTGGAGACAATAATAAACAGACTGGTGGAAGCTGAG GTTCATCGACTGGTTGTGGTGGATGAAGACAACGTGGTGAA
- the PRKAG1 gene encoding 5'-AMP-activated protein kinase subunit gamma-1 isoform X2, protein MKSHRCYDLIPTSSKLVVFDTSLQVKKAFFALVTNGVRAAPLWDSKTQSFVGMLTITDFINILHRYYKSAMVQIYELEEHKIETWREVYLQDSFKPLVCISPSASLFDAVTSLIRNKIHRLPVIDPNTGNTLYILTHKRILKFLKLFIAEFPKPEFMSKTLEELKIGTYENIAKVHTNTPIYVALGIFVQHRVSALPVVDDSGRVVDIYSKFDVINLAAEKTYNNLDVSVTKALQHRSQYFEGVLKCYKHETLETIINRLVEAEVHRLVVVDEDNVVKGIVSLSDILQALVLPDGQRP, encoded by the exons ATGAAGTCACATCGCTGCTATGACCTCATCCCAACAAGCTCCAAACTTGTCGTGTTTGATACTTCCTTGCAG GTGAAAAAAGCCTTCTTTGCATTGGTAACTAACGGCGTCCGGGCTGCTCCACTCTGGGACagcaaaacacaaagttttgtgG GAATGCTCACAATCACAGATTTTATCAACATTCTGCATCGCTACTACAAGTCAGCCATG gttcaaatctaTGAGCTGGAGGAGCACAAGATTGAAACATGGCGAG AAGTCTATCTGCAGGACTCCTTCAAGCCGCTGGTCTGCATTTCACCAAGTGCCAG CCTTTTTGATGCTGTCACCTCTCTGATTCGAAACAAGATCCACCGGTTGCCCGTCATCGATCCCAACACAGGGAACACGCTGTACATCTTGACACACAAGCGCATCCTCAAGTTCCTCAAGCTCTTT ATTGCAGAATTTCCCAAGCCAGAATTCATGTCCAAAACGCTGGAAGAGCTGAAGATTGGCACCTATGAAAACATTGCAAAGGTTCACACCAACACCCCAATCTACGTTGCTTTGGGCATCTTTGTCCAACACCGGGTCTCTGCATTGCCTGTGGTGGATGATTCAG GTCGAGTTGTGGATATTTACTCCAAGTTTGATGTCATT AACCTAGCAGCAGAGAAAACCTACAACAACCTGGATGTGTCGGTGACCAAGGCCCTGCAGCATCGCTCCCAGTACTTTGAGGGTGTCCTGAAGTGTTACAAGCATGAGACTCTGGAGACAATAATAAACAGACTGGTGGAAGCTGAG GTTCATCGACTGGTTGTGGTGGATGAAGACAACGTGGTGAA